In a genomic window of Nesterenkonia halotolerans:
- the rplI gene encoding 50S ribosomal protein L9, which yields MAKLILTQEVTGLGASGDVVEVKGGYARNYLLPRGFAMTWTKGGEKDVERLRSARKAREIATVEEAQAVANTLQSAPVKITVKTGDSGRLFGTVGAAQIADAVETSGLGSIDKRTVEIPTRIKAVGNYTATVRLHADVSATLDLQVVGSK from the coding sequence ATGGCAAAGCTCATCCTGACTCAGGAAGTGACCGGACTCGGCGCTTCCGGCGATGTCGTCGAGGTCAAGGGCGGCTACGCACGCAACTACCTGTTGCCGCGTGGCTTCGCAATGACCTGGACCAAGGGCGGCGAAAAGGACGTGGAGCGTCTGCGCTCCGCTCGCAAGGCTCGCGAGATCGCCACGGTTGAGGAAGCACAGGCAGTGGCTAACACGCTGCAGTCTGCCCCCGTGAAGATCACCGTGAAGACCGGCGACTCCGGTCGCCTGTTCGGCACCGTCGGTGCCGCGCAGATCGCCGATGCCGTCGAGACCTCGGGTCTCGGCTCCATCGACAAGCGCACCGTGGAGATCCCCACCCGCATCAAGGCAGTCGGCAACTACACCGCGACTGTTCGTCTGCACGCCGATGTCTCGGCAACCCTCGACCTTCAGGTCGTCGGCTCGAAGTAA
- a CDS encoding response regulator transcription factor — MLVDDQHLLRMGFRLILEGEEDLRVVAEAADGVEALETLRGLPEQQRPDVLLMDVRMPRMDGIEATAKVVAEFPQTRVIILTTFDLDEYAFSGLQAGASAFLLKDVTPEDLVHAVRVVAEGDAVVAPRITQRLLDVYLRGAEPRSVGTAADQPATAAPSSSGAAGRREAARRDRAGESLPNGEEIAAAMDDGVLRDPLTQRETEVLFAVAEGLSNAEIASKFFLSEATVKTHVRRILTKLQLRDRVQVVVYVFQTGLIGPS; from the coding sequence ATGCTGGTCGATGACCAGCACCTGCTCCGGATGGGCTTCCGGCTCATCCTCGAGGGAGAGGAGGACCTCCGGGTTGTGGCGGAGGCCGCCGATGGCGTGGAGGCGCTGGAGACTCTGCGCGGGCTGCCCGAGCAGCAGCGACCCGATGTGCTGCTCATGGATGTCCGCATGCCGCGGATGGACGGGATCGAGGCCACGGCCAAGGTGGTCGCTGAGTTTCCGCAGACTCGGGTCATCATCCTGACCACCTTCGATCTGGATGAGTACGCCTTCTCTGGGCTGCAGGCCGGAGCCAGCGCCTTCCTGCTCAAGGACGTGACACCTGAGGATCTGGTCCATGCGGTGCGCGTGGTGGCCGAAGGTGATGCCGTGGTGGCACCTCGGATCACCCAGCGACTGCTCGACGTCTATCTGCGCGGAGCCGAACCGCGGAGTGTCGGGACCGCCGCAGATCAGCCCGCGACTGCGGCCCCGAGCTCCTCGGGTGCAGCGGGACGCCGCGAGGCGGCGCGTCGAGACAGGGCGGGTGAGTCTCTGCCGAACGGCGAAGAGATCGCCGCGGCCATGGACGACGGCGTCCTGCGAGACCCGCTGACCCAGCGCGAGACCGAGGTCCTCTTCGCGGTGGCCGAGGGTCTCTCGAACGCCGAGATCGCCTCAAAGTTCTTCCTCTCCGAGGCGACGGTCAAGACCCATGTGCGCAGAATCCTGACCAAGCTGCAGCTGCGCGATCGCGTGCAGGTGGTGGTCTACGTGTTCCAGACCGGGCTGATCGGGCCCTCCTAG
- a CDS encoding alpha/beta fold hydrolase translates to MGLFQTAGAKLAYEISGDGPTFVQLHGLTSCASREQRAGLDMTLSLADCRVLRYDARGHGSSIGRAVPEDYLWPRLAEDLLDLLDEVAPGQKVHAAGPSMGAATLLYAALQDPQRFSTLTLLVPPTAWETRAGQADTYQRSAALVEDQGIGAFVRVGRQVLPPPALADRPKERVPAVSQELLPSIFRGAGISDLPTPEQIAALEVPTLILAWVDDYAHPVSTAEELHRLIPRSELQIAETPEELDSWPRRVANFIAAHPA, encoded by the coding sequence GTGGGGCTTTTCCAGACAGCCGGGGCGAAGCTTGCCTATGAGATCTCTGGGGACGGGCCCACCTTCGTGCAGCTCCATGGCCTGACCTCGTGTGCCTCCCGCGAGCAGCGCGCGGGTCTGGACATGACGCTGAGCCTGGCCGACTGTCGCGTGCTGCGCTATGACGCCCGCGGACACGGCTCCTCCATAGGGCGCGCTGTCCCGGAGGACTACCTCTGGCCGCGCCTCGCCGAGGATCTGCTCGATCTCCTGGACGAGGTGGCTCCCGGACAGAAGGTCCACGCCGCAGGGCCTTCGATGGGGGCGGCCACGCTCCTGTATGCCGCGCTGCAGGATCCACAGCGATTCAGCACGCTGACCCTGCTCGTACCGCCCACAGCCTGGGAGACTCGAGCGGGACAGGCCGACACCTATCAGCGTTCAGCCGCTCTCGTGGAGGATCAGGGGATCGGGGCCTTTGTGCGGGTGGGCCGTCAGGTGCTGCCGCCGCCGGCACTGGCGGACCGGCCCAAGGAACGGGTCCCCGCGGTGAGCCAGGAGCTTCTGCCGTCGATCTTCCGGGGCGCCGGCATCAGCGATCTTCCGACCCCCGAGCAGATCGCAGCTCTCGAGGTTCCCACACTGATCCTGGCCTGGGTGGATGACTACGCCCACCCCGTCTCCACTGCGGAGGAGCTGCATAGACTCATCCCCCGCTCGGAGCTGCAGATTGCGGAGACACCCGAGGAGCTCGACTCATGGCCTCGCAGAGTCGCCAACTTCATCGCCGCGCACCCCGCCTGA
- the rpsR gene encoding 30S ribosomal protein S18: protein MAKAELKKPKPKANPLKAADITVIDYKDTALLRKFISDRGKIRARRVTGVTVQEQRKIAQAIKNAREVALLPYAGAGRG from the coding sequence ATGGCAAAGGCTGAACTCAAGAAGCCAAAGCCCAAGGCGAATCCGCTGAAGGCTGCTGACATCACGGTCATCGACTACAAGGACACCGCCCTGCTGCGGAAGTTCATTTCCGACCGAGGCAAGATCCGCGCACGCCGTGTCACCGGCGTGACTGTCCAGGAGCAGCGCAAGATCGCCCAGGCGATCAAGAACGCTCGCGAAGTCGCACTGCTGCCGTACGCCGGCGCGGGCCGCGGCTGA
- the rpsF gene encoding 30S ribosomal protein S6, with amino-acid sequence MRHYELMVLVDPEVDERTVEPTLGKYMEIVKKDGGTVDNVDVWGRRRLAYEIQKKTEAVYAVVNFHSTPDSAAELDRLLRLNETIMRTKITRPEEQKID; translated from the coding sequence ATGCGTCACTATGAACTGATGGTGCTCGTCGACCCCGAGGTTGATGAGCGCACCGTGGAGCCGACACTCGGCAAGTACATGGAGATCGTCAAGAAAGACGGCGGCACCGTGGACAACGTCGACGTCTGGGGACGTCGCCGGTTGGCTTACGAGATCCAGAAGAAGACGGAAGCGGTCTACGCCGTCGTCAACTTCCACTCCACCCCGGACTCGGCTGCCGAGCTCGACCGACTGCTGCGCCTGAACGAAACGATCATGCGCACCAAGATCACTCGCCCCGAGGAACAGAAGATCGATTAA
- a CDS encoding M18 family aminopeptidase, with amino-acid sequence MSTRDHIEDLSDYVTASPSSYHAAAEAAERLVEAGFTQLGEHQDWPIEPGRYVVLRDGAVIAWVVPEGAGPTTALRVLGAHTDSPGFKLKPKSTLLRQGWLQAGVEIYGGPLLNSWLDRELRLAGRLVTRDGVTHLVATGPVARIPQLAIHLDRQVNEGLTLSRQSHTAPVLGLAGSSEQAAEADVLAVLAASAGVEPDQVDGYDVVLADAQAPGTFGIQEEFLASGRLDNLSSVHAGLTALEAVAAEAEQGQVIPMLAAFDHEELGSASRSGAAGPFLEEVLGRIYEGLGRAVGQDGASATQRAQALAGSWHLSSDAGHAVHPNYAERHDPANRPLPNGGPLLKINANQRYTTDAPGAAMWAAVCRAAGVPTQEFVSNNDLPCGSTIGPITATRLGIRTVDVGIALLSMHSAREMCGVEDLHHLRDAVASFFTLDLPG; translated from the coding sequence ATGAGCACTCGGGACCACATCGAAGACCTGTCGGACTACGTCACCGCCTCGCCCTCCTCCTACCATGCGGCCGCGGAGGCCGCGGAGCGCCTGGTGGAGGCCGGCTTCACTCAGCTGGGCGAGCATCAGGACTGGCCGATCGAACCGGGCCGCTATGTGGTCCTGCGCGACGGGGCGGTGATTGCCTGGGTGGTGCCCGAAGGCGCTGGACCCACCACCGCGCTGCGCGTCCTCGGAGCGCACACCGATTCCCCCGGGTTTAAGCTGAAGCCCAAGTCCACCCTCCTCCGGCAGGGATGGCTGCAGGCGGGTGTGGAGATCTATGGCGGTCCGCTGCTGAACTCCTGGCTGGATCGCGAACTGCGCCTGGCGGGGCGACTCGTGACACGCGACGGCGTCACCCACCTCGTCGCCACCGGGCCGGTGGCGCGCATCCCGCAGCTGGCCATCCACCTTGATCGGCAGGTCAACGAGGGACTGACGCTGAGCAGGCAGTCCCATACCGCTCCGGTGCTCGGGCTGGCCGGGTCCTCCGAGCAGGCGGCCGAGGCAGACGTGCTGGCAGTCCTCGCCGCCTCAGCAGGGGTGGAGCCGGATCAGGTGGACGGCTACGACGTCGTCCTCGCCGATGCTCAGGCACCGGGGACCTTCGGGATCCAGGAGGAATTCCTCGCCTCGGGTCGATTGGACAACCTCTCCTCCGTCCACGCTGGACTGACCGCCCTGGAGGCTGTCGCGGCAGAGGCTGAGCAGGGTCAGGTCATCCCGATGCTGGCCGCCTTCGACCACGAGGAGCTCGGTTCCGCCTCGCGCTCCGGTGCTGCCGGCCCGTTCCTGGAAGAGGTCCTGGGCAGGATCTATGAGGGGCTGGGGCGAGCTGTCGGACAGGACGGAGCCTCCGCCACACAGCGTGCGCAGGCGCTCGCAGGTTCCTGGCACCTCTCCAGCGATGCTGGGCATGCCGTGCACCCGAACTACGCCGAACGCCACGACCCGGCGAACCGTCCCCTGCCCAACGGCGGGCCGCTGCTGAAGATCAACGCCAATCAGCGCTACACCACCGATGCACCCGGTGCCGCGATGTGGGCCGCCGTCTGTCGAGCCGCCGGGGTGCCGACGCAGGAGTTCGTCTCCAACAACGATCTCCCCTGCGGTTCCACCATCGGACCGATCACCGCGACCCGGCTCGGAATCCGCACCGTCGACGTCGGCATCGCGCTGCTCTCCATGCACTCCGCGCGCGAGATGTGCGGGGTGGAAGATCTTCACCACCTGCGGGACGCGGTCGCAAGCTTCTTCACCCTTGATCTGCCCGGGTGA
- a CDS encoding LLM class flavin-dependent oxidoreductase, with product MQFGVFSIGDITPDPTTGRVPTEHERITSMVAIAKKAEEVGLDVFAMGQHHNPPFVAPANPPILMAHLAAQTSRIQLSTATTLITTTDPVRIAEDYAYAQHLAEGRIDLTLGRGNTGPVYPWFGKDIRAGIPLAVENYALLHRLWRETDVDWSGRFRTPLQGFTSTPRPLDEVPPFVWHGSIRSPEIAEQAAYYGDGFFHNNIFWNKEHTGRMIELYRSRYAHYGHGTEEQAIVGLGGQVFMRHNSQDAVREFRPYFDRAPVYGGGPSLEDFSAQTPLTVGTPEQVIERTLSFREYAGDYQRQLFLIDHAGLPLKTVLEQIDMLGEEVVPVLRREVAARAPVGTPEAPTHESLTRRRREGLDPVPGGGRADAA from the coding sequence ATGCAGTTCGGGGTCTTCAGCATCGGCGACATCACGCCTGATCCGACAACAGGACGTGTGCCCACCGAGCACGAGCGCATCACGTCCATGGTGGCCATCGCGAAGAAGGCCGAAGAAGTCGGACTCGACGTCTTCGCCATGGGTCAGCACCACAACCCCCCGTTCGTGGCCCCCGCGAATCCTCCGATCCTGATGGCTCATCTCGCCGCGCAGACCAGCAGGATCCAGCTCTCCACCGCCACGACGCTGATCACCACCACGGACCCGGTGCGGATCGCGGAGGACTACGCCTACGCCCAGCATCTGGCCGAGGGCCGCATCGATCTCACGCTGGGTCGGGGAAACACCGGGCCGGTCTATCCCTGGTTCGGCAAAGACATCCGCGCGGGCATCCCGCTGGCGGTGGAGAACTACGCGTTGCTGCACCGTCTGTGGAGAGAGACCGATGTCGACTGGTCCGGGCGCTTCAGGACCCCGCTGCAGGGATTCACCTCCACCCCACGGCCGCTCGACGAGGTGCCGCCCTTCGTCTGGCACGGCTCGATCCGTTCGCCGGAGATCGCTGAGCAGGCCGCTTATTACGGTGACGGCTTCTTCCACAACAACATCTTCTGGAACAAGGAACACACCGGGCGGATGATCGAGCTCTACCGCAGCCGCTACGCCCACTACGGACACGGCACCGAGGAGCAGGCCATCGTGGGACTCGGCGGACAGGTCTTCATGCGGCACAACTCCCAGGACGCCGTGCGGGAGTTCCGCCCCTACTTCGACCGGGCGCCCGTGTACGGTGGAGGGCCTTCGCTGGAGGACTTCAGCGCGCAGACTCCGCTGACGGTGGGCACCCCCGAGCAGGTCATCGAGCGCACACTGAGCTTCCGCGAATACGCCGGCGATTATCAGCGCCAGCTCTTCCTGATCGATCACGCGGGACTGCCGCTGAAGACCGTGTTGGAACAGATCGACATGCTGGGCGAGGAGGTTGTGCCGGTCCTGCGTCGCGAAGTGGCCGCTCGGGCACCTGTTGGCACCCCAGAGGCGCCCACGCACGAGTCGCTGACCCGCCGCCGTCGTGAGGGTCTCGATCCCGTGCCAGGCGGCGGCAGGGCGGACGCCGCCTGA
- a CDS encoding single-stranded DNA-binding protein codes for MAGETIITVVGNLTADPELRFTPSGAAVSNFAIASTPRFFDRQANEWKDGETLFVRCSLWREAAENAAESLTKGTRVIAQGRLKARSFQTKEGENRTSWELDVDEIGPSLRFATASVQRSGGGQGGRSGSGGGFGGGNAGGAPAGGFGGGGDSFGGGSGGGGSQSGGWSNDSAPQDPWGGQPSGGGSWGTPDNNEPPF; via the coding sequence ATGGCCGGCGAGACCATCATCACCGTTGTAGGCAATCTGACGGCAGACCCGGAGCTCCGCTTCACCCCCTCGGGTGCAGCGGTCTCCAACTTCGCCATTGCGTCCACACCCCGGTTCTTCGACCGACAGGCGAATGAGTGGAAGGACGGAGAGACTCTCTTCGTCCGCTGTTCACTGTGGCGTGAAGCCGCAGAGAACGCCGCTGAATCCCTGACCAAGGGCACCCGCGTCATCGCACAGGGTCGCCTGAAGGCTCGGTCGTTCCAGACCAAGGAGGGCGAAAACCGCACCTCCTGGGAACTCGACGTTGATGAGATCGGTCCCTCGCTGCGCTTCGCCACTGCCAGCGTCCAGCGCTCGGGCGGCGGCCAAGGCGGCCGTTCCGGGTCCGGTGGAGGCTTCGGCGGCGGAAACGCCGGCGGCGCACCAGCGGGCGGCTTCGGCGGAGGAGGAGACTCCTTCGGCGGCGGAAGCGGTGGCGGCGGCTCGCAGTCCGGCGGGTGGAGCAACGACTCCGCACCGCAGGACCCGTGGGGCGGACAGCCCTCCGGCGGCGGAAGCTGGGGCACCCCTGACAACAACGAGCCACCGTTCTGA
- the glsA gene encoding glutaminase A, whose product MHESINRYLHEVLRESSRDVTGTLASYIPRLRDADENLQALALATTDGQQCSAGDDEHRFTIQSISKPFVYALALDDVGLERVREMVGMEPSGEAFNELSLEGGTGRPLNPMINAGAIATHQLVDHTRHESHPGGRVSDSRTSAVRSRTARILEGMAGFAGQELDVDWDAAEEEFATTYRNMAIAHMLKSHGSLDIEPEEAVRGYIDICSVLVTVKDIARMAATLANNGVNPETGQQVVSAEAARTTLGVMATCGMYDASGRWLTQIGIPAKSGISGGIIGVLPGQVGIASFAPRLDEEGSSVQGVAMFQHLSNELSLHLLSNQRINVIEELQARA is encoded by the coding sequence GTGCACGAATCGATCAACCGCTATCTCCACGAGGTCCTCCGCGAGTCCAGCCGGGACGTCACCGGCACGCTTGCGTCCTACATCCCTCGACTGCGCGACGCCGACGAGAACCTCCAGGCGCTGGCCCTGGCCACGACCGATGGACAGCAATGCTCGGCCGGCGATGACGAGCACCGCTTCACCATCCAGTCGATCTCCAAGCCCTTCGTCTATGCACTGGCACTGGACGACGTCGGACTGGAAAGAGTCCGCGAGATGGTGGGCATGGAACCCTCGGGTGAGGCCTTCAACGAGCTCTCTCTGGAGGGCGGCACCGGACGACCTCTGAACCCGATGATCAATGCTGGTGCCATCGCCACCCACCAGCTCGTGGACCACACCCGCCATGAGTCGCACCCCGGAGGCCGGGTGAGCGATTCCCGGACCTCTGCCGTGCGCAGTCGTACGGCTCGCATTCTGGAGGGGATGGCAGGTTTCGCCGGGCAGGAGCTCGACGTGGACTGGGACGCCGCCGAGGAGGAGTTTGCGACCACGTACCGGAATATGGCGATCGCCCACATGCTGAAGTCCCACGGCTCGCTGGACATCGAGCCGGAGGAGGCCGTGCGCGGCTACATCGACATCTGTTCGGTGCTGGTCACCGTCAAGGACATCGCCCGGATGGCCGCCACGCTCGCGAACAACGGCGTCAACCCCGAGACGGGGCAGCAGGTCGTCTCCGCCGAGGCGGCGCGGACCACGCTCGGGGTCATGGCCACCTGCGGCATGTATGACGCCTCGGGGCGCTGGCTGACCCAGATCGGCATCCCTGCAAAATCTGGCATCTCCGGAGGCATCATCGGCGTCCTGCCCGGTCAGGTCGGCATCGCGTCCTTTGCGCCGCGCCTTGATGAAGAGGGCAGCAGCGTCCAGGGGGTGGCGATGTTCCAGCACCTCTCCAACGAGCTCTCGCTGCACCTGTTGAGCAACCAGCGCATCAACGTCATCGAGGAGCTCCAGGCCCGCGCCTGA